From the Lysobacterales bacterium genome, one window contains:
- a CDS encoding CoA transferase subunit A has product MSLSTQAAPARGKSKVYPDAATALRDLVADGQTLAVGGFGLCGIPEALIAALRDSGVKGLTAISNNAGVDGFGLGQLLATRQIRKMISSYVGENKEFERQYLSGELELEFNPQGTLAERLRAGGAGIPAFFTRTGYGTIVADGKETRQFDGHWYVLETALKADVSLVKAWKADQAGNLVFRKTARNFNPACAMAGKVCVAEVEQVVETGSIDADAVHLPGIYVDRIVLNASPEKRIEQRTVRQGDK; this is encoded by the coding sequence ATGTCGTTATCGACACAGGCCGCGCCCGCGCGCGGCAAATCGAAGGTGTATCCGGATGCCGCGACAGCGCTGCGCGATCTGGTGGCCGATGGCCAGACGCTCGCGGTCGGCGGCTTCGGCCTGTGCGGCATTCCCGAAGCGCTGATCGCTGCCTTGCGCGATTCCGGCGTCAAGGGCCTGACCGCGATCTCGAACAATGCCGGCGTCGACGGCTTCGGCCTCGGCCAGCTTCTGGCCACTCGCCAGATCAGGAAGATGATTTCGTCCTACGTCGGCGAGAACAAGGAATTCGAACGCCAGTACCTCTCCGGCGAACTTGAGCTCGAATTCAACCCGCAAGGCACGCTGGCCGAACGCCTGCGCGCCGGCGGTGCCGGCATCCCCGCGTTCTTCACGCGTACCGGTTACGGCACCATCGTCGCCGACGGCAAGGAGACGCGACAGTTCGACGGCCACTGGTACGTGCTTGAAACCGCGCTCAAGGCCGATGTCTCGCTGGTCAAGGCATGGAAGGCTGACCAGGCCGGCAATCTCGTGTTCCGCAAGACCGCACGCAATTTCAATCCGGCCTGCGCGATGGCGGGCAAGGTGTGTGTCGCCGAAGTCGAACAGGTCGTCGAGACCGGCAGCATCGACGCGGATGCGGTGCATCTGCCCGGCATCTACGTCGACCGCATCGTGCTCAATGCCTCGCCCGAGAAGCGCATCGAACAGCGCACCGTTCGCCAAGGAGACAAGTGA
- a CDS encoding VCBS repeat-containing protein, which produces MMLALAACAPLPHKAAAPMARCEAPPTAQSGPWQVMPVQAVLPTLGQWRDEFDLADMDGDGHLDIVFGPARKGRPQPNIFLGNGNGGFRYWAEAHWPPQPFDYGAIKAADFNRDGQTDLVLAAHLRGVVPMLAEGRGYFAPAGTDLMLALPGSGVAPGFVSSRALAVADFDRDGTMDFAIANEGPALFSRQPTRQPFVVYLNRSRAWQRVDPVPELSGYSTSIAAGDLDGDGWADLVTGRIDPASTGLIQLGDGRAFRGIDIVGLPARAAVSAVAIAAVAESEPRALLSMLAATDDGGFCNGLGVYDVRRQDMQWLSQEAGTDVAVAIAPADLDGDGDLDLALALDRGNLRLVENRNGLYRLAAIAVPLERFAHCSAFDVRVGNLVDGDALPEIVVAYAGDDPDSSGSVCAGGGGLAMWRVSIGSN; this is translated from the coding sequence GTGATGCTGGCGCTGGCGGCGTGTGCGCCGCTGCCGCATAAGGCGGCAGCGCCGATGGCGCGGTGCGAGGCGCCGCCGACGGCGCAGTCTGGCCCCTGGCAGGTGATGCCAGTTCAGGCCGTGCTGCCGACGCTCGGGCAATGGCGCGACGAATTCGATCTCGCCGACATGGACGGTGACGGCCACCTCGACATCGTGTTCGGGCCGGCCCGGAAGGGTCGTCCTCAGCCGAACATCTTTCTCGGGAATGGCAACGGCGGTTTCCGCTATTGGGCAGAGGCGCACTGGCCGCCGCAGCCCTTCGATTACGGCGCCATCAAGGCCGCGGATTTCAACCGTGACGGACAGACCGATCTGGTGCTGGCTGCGCATCTGCGAGGTGTCGTGCCGATGCTTGCCGAAGGTCGCGGTTATTTCGCGCCGGCCGGGACCGACCTGATGCTGGCGCTGCCGGGTTCCGGCGTCGCGCCCGGCTTCGTGTCGTCGCGCGCACTGGCGGTGGCCGACTTCGATCGTGACGGCACCATGGATTTCGCGATCGCGAACGAGGGGCCGGCGCTGTTCTCGAGGCAGCCCACGCGCCAGCCGTTCGTTGTGTATCTCAATCGCAGTCGTGCGTGGCAGCGCGTCGATCCCGTGCCCGAGCTGTCCGGCTATTCCACCAGCATCGCGGCCGGCGACCTCGACGGCGACGGCTGGGCCGACCTCGTCACCGGGCGGATCGATCCCGCATCGACGGGGCTGATCCAGCTGGGCGACGGTCGTGCCTTTCGCGGTATCGATATCGTCGGACTGCCGGCCCGCGCAGCCGTCTCCGCTGTAGCGATCGCGGCGGTGGCGGAGAGCGAACCGCGGGCCCTGTTGTCCATGCTCGCGGCGACTGACGACGGCGGTTTCTGCAACGGGCTTGGCGTCTATGACGTGCGCCGGCAGGACATGCAATGGCTGTCGCAAGAAGCCGGAACGGACGTCGCGGTGGCCATCGCCCCGGCCGACCTCGATGGCGACGGAGACCTCGATCTTGCGCTGGCGCTCGATCGGGGGAATCTGCGCCTGGTCGAGAATCGCAACGGCCTATATCGTCTGGCTGCGATCGCCGTGCCGCTCGAACGCTTCGCGCATTGCAGTGCCTTCGACGTGCGCGTCGGCAACCTCGTGGACGGCGATGCGCTTCCGGAAATCGTGGTCGCCTACGCGGGCGACGATCCGGACAGCAGTGGCTCGGTGTGCGCCGGTGGCGGCGGGCTGGCGATGTGGCGGGTAAGCATCGGTTCGAACTGA